Proteins encoded within one genomic window of Synechococcus sp. PCC 7335:
- a CDS encoding PIN domain-containing protein → MVRSIRAGDIPKQTAYIGAITATNNTTAMPIGRSILLEAARVRASTKLKLPDAIHAATALSTSCTTFLTNDKQFRSVQGLHTLLMSQVLVDADEGA, encoded by the coding sequence TTGGTCAGGTCTATCAGGGCCGGAGATATCCCAAAGCAGACAGCTTATATTGGAGCCATCACAGCTACGAATAACACGACTGCAATGCCTATTGGTCGCAGTATTCTTTTGGAAGCGGCCAGGGTCAGAGCGAGTACAAAGCTAAAACTGCCTGATGCGATTCACGCAGCGACTGCGCTTTCAACTAGCTGCACAACGTTTCTGACTAATGACAAGCAATTTAGAAGCGTTCAAGGCTTACACACATTACTTATGTCGCAAGTTCTGGTGGATGCTGATGAGGGAGCGTGA
- the dnaK gene encoding molecular chaperone DnaK, with amino-acid sequence MGKVVGIDLGTTNSVVAVMEGGKPTVIANAEGFRTTPSVVAYAKNGDRLVGQIAKRQAVMNPENTLYSVKRFIGRQYDEVNNEASEVPYKIAKVGGNVKIETSDGKQYAPEEISAQVLRKLVDDASKYLGEKVTQAVITVPAYFNDSQRQATKDAGKVAGVEVLRIINEPTAAALAYGLDKKSNETILVFDLGGGTFDVSILEVGDGVFEVLATSGDTHLGGDDFDKKLVDYLAQDFQNKEGIDLRKDKQALQRLTEAAEKAKIELSSVSQAEVNLPFITATQDGPKHLETTLTRAKFEELCSDLIDRCGVPVQNALKDAKLSKSDIDEVVLVGGSTRIPAVQQLVEKILGKAPNQTVNPDEVVAIGAAIQGGVLAGEVKDILLLDVTPLSLGVETLGGVMTKLINRNTTIPTKKSEVFSTAVDGQTNVEIHVLQGEREMSSDNKSLGTFRLDGIPPAQRGVPQIEVTFDIDANGILNVTAKDKGSGKEQSISITGASTLSENEVEQMVRDAETNADADKERRERIDRKNQADSLAYQAEKQVEELGDKVPAEDKEKIEAQIKELKEALAAEDDDKIKSSMETLQQALYTLSSNLYQQGADAADAGAAPEDATDTDASSGGEDDVIDAEFSETEK; translated from the coding sequence ATGGGAAAAGTCGTCGGAATCGACCTTGGAACCACTAACTCGGTAGTCGCAGTTATGGAAGGTGGTAAGCCTACTGTAATCGCTAACGCCGAAGGTTTTCGTACTACACCTTCAGTCGTCGCCTACGCGAAAAATGGCGATCGCCTCGTGGGTCAAATCGCCAAGCGTCAGGCGGTCATGAACCCAGAGAATACTCTTTATTCAGTCAAGCGCTTCATTGGTCGTCAATACGATGAAGTCAACAATGAAGCCAGCGAAGTCCCTTACAAAATTGCCAAAGTAGGCGGCAACGTTAAGATCGAAACCTCTGACGGCAAGCAATATGCCCCTGAAGAAATTTCTGCCCAAGTTCTACGCAAGCTCGTAGATGACGCCAGTAAGTACCTCGGTGAGAAAGTCACTCAGGCCGTTATTACTGTTCCTGCCTACTTCAATGACTCTCAGCGACAAGCCACTAAAGACGCAGGTAAAGTCGCAGGTGTTGAAGTTCTGCGGATCATCAACGAGCCTACAGCTGCGGCCCTAGCTTACGGTCTTGATAAGAAGAGCAACGAAACCATCCTAGTATTTGACTTAGGTGGTGGTACGTTCGATGTTTCTATTTTAGAAGTTGGCGATGGCGTCTTTGAAGTACTCGCAACCTCTGGTGATACTCACTTAGGTGGAGACGACTTCGACAAGAAGCTGGTTGACTACCTCGCTCAAGACTTCCAGAACAAGGAAGGTATTGATCTTCGTAAAGACAAGCAGGCACTACAGCGTCTTACTGAAGCAGCTGAAAAAGCCAAGATCGAACTCTCTAGCGTTAGCCAAGCGGAAGTTAACCTACCGTTTATCACTGCGACTCAAGACGGTCCGAAGCACTTAGAGACTACCTTGACCCGGGCTAAGTTTGAAGAGCTATGCTCTGATCTCATTGATCGCTGTGGTGTTCCGGTGCAGAACGCACTAAAAGACGCCAAGCTTAGCAAGTCTGATATAGACGAAGTTGTTCTAGTTGGTGGCTCTACTCGTATTCCTGCGGTTCAACAGCTAGTCGAAAAGATTCTAGGCAAAGCTCCTAACCAGACCGTTAACCCTGATGAAGTAGTTGCTATTGGTGCGGCAATTCAGGGCGGTGTCTTGGCTGGTGAAGTCAAAGATATCTTGCTACTAGACGTGACTCCACTGTCTCTAGGTGTAGAAACCTTGGGTGGCGTGATGACTAAGCTAATCAATCGAAACACTACCATTCCTACTAAGAAGTCTGAGGTATTTTCGACGGCGGTAGACGGCCAAACCAATGTAGAAATTCATGTTCTACAGGGTGAGCGCGAAATGTCTAGCGACAACAAGAGCTTGGGAACCTTCCGTCTTGACGGTATTCCCCCAGCCCAGCGAGGTGTTCCTCAAATCGAAGTTACTTTTGACATCGATGCTAACGGCATCTTGAACGTAACTGCTAAAGACAAAGGATCAGGCAAAGAGCAGTCTATTAGCATTACTGGAGCCTCTACGCTATCTGAGAATGAAGTAGAGCAGATGGTCAGAGATGCTGAGACAAATGCGGATGCTGATAAAGAGCGGCGCGAGCGCATTGACAGAAAGAACCAGGCTGACTCTCTAGCTTATCAGGCTGAAAAGCAAGTTGAAGAGCTAGGAGATAAAGTCCCGGCTGAAGACAAGGAAAAGATTGAAGCTCAAATCAAAGAGCTGAAAGAAGCCCTTGCTGCCGAGGATGACGACAAGATTAAGTCGAGCATGGAAACTCTACAACAGGCGCTCTATACCCTTAGTAGCAATCTGTATCAGCAGGGCGCTGATGCTGCAGATGCAGGCGCTGCTCCTGAAGATGCTACAGATACTGATGCATCTTCAGGTGGTGAAGATGATGTCATTGATGCTGAGTTCTCCGAAACTGAGAAGTAA
- a CDS encoding sulfotransferase domain-containing protein codes for MAQLPNFLIIGAPKAGSTSLWNELRQHPDIFLTSVKEPNFFCSDSANYQDWSWYKSLFKDGVGKPAIGEASVAYSLVERNPTTPALIAQHLPDIRLIYIVRYPLRRIESAWLHHICKRNPVPTDFSQAVREFRPLIEGTLYSRNLEQYRRYFPDEQILVLFLEDFQTNPQGMLERCDRFLGVNPNTRPSRVLTPRNVSAQKYIESEWLERLRRLPGAELVGKLTPTLLKRLPQKIGTPLPPRPQWDMSTRQWVLEQVGADAQSILDYAGKSSDFWDLDR; via the coding sequence ATGGCTCAACTGCCAAACTTTTTGATTATCGGTGCGCCGAAGGCAGGCTCAACTAGCCTCTGGAACGAGCTGCGCCAGCACCCTGATATCTTTTTGACCAGCGTTAAAGAGCCTAACTTTTTTTGCTCAGACAGTGCCAACTATCAAGATTGGTCGTGGTACAAGTCTTTGTTCAAAGACGGAGTCGGAAAACCTGCGATTGGGGAGGCGAGTGTTGCCTATTCGCTTGTCGAACGAAATCCGACAACTCCAGCATTGATTGCTCAGCATTTACCCGATATCCGTTTGATCTATATTGTGCGGTATCCCCTACGCCGCATTGAGTCTGCTTGGCTGCATCATATCTGCAAGAGAAATCCTGTCCCGACGGATTTTAGCCAGGCAGTGCGAGAGTTCCGCCCCTTGATTGAGGGCACGCTATACAGCCGTAATCTTGAGCAATATCGACGCTACTTTCCCGATGAGCAAATTCTGGTGCTGTTTTTGGAAGATTTTCAAACAAACCCTCAAGGGATGCTAGAGAGGTGCGATCGCTTCTTAGGCGTTAATCCCAATACGCGGCCATCTCGTGTGCTTACTCCTCGAAACGTCTCTGCTCAAAAATATATCGAAAGCGAGTGGCTAGAAAGACTGCGTCGTCTACCGGGGGCAGAACTGGTCGGCAAGCTTACCCCGACTCTGCTTAAGCGCTTGCCCCAAAAGATAGGAACGCCTCTGCCGCCTCGTCCCCAGTGGGATATGAGTACGCGGCAGTGGGTACTTGAGCAGGTTGGGGCGGATGCTCAGTCTATCCTTGACTATGCTGGAAAATCATCGGACTTCTGGGATCTTGATAGATAG
- a CDS encoding protochlorophyllide reductase: MASSIEWTAQAEALLKEIPFFVRPAARKKIEKFAREREISEISESVYREAKQQFGRKQ, from the coding sequence ATGGCCAGTTCAATAGAGTGGACAGCACAAGCAGAGGCGCTATTGAAGGAAATTCCTTTCTTTGTGAGACCGGCAGCACGCAAGAAGATTGAGAAGTTTGCGAGAGAGCGAGAGATCTCTGAGATCTCCGAGTCGGTATATAGAGAGGCCAAGCAGCAGTTTGGTCGCAAGCAATAG
- a CDS encoding YkvA family protein: protein MKQHFSSVLHSWYRKALKHTKYRWLVILGTMLYLVSPIDISPDAFPLVGWIDDGIIVSLLISEVSQLVTEALKKKQLFNDTIKTELETIIDTDNVKTITVDAVTVS from the coding sequence ATGAAACAACATTTCTCTAGTGTCCTCCATAGCTGGTATCGCAAAGCTCTTAAGCACACTAAATACCGTTGGCTTGTGATCCTTGGAACCATGCTTTATCTGGTCAGTCCAATAGATATCTCGCCGGATGCATTTCCTTTGGTTGGCTGGATTGACGACGGTATTATTGTTAGTCTTTTGATTTCAGAAGTCAGTCAGCTTGTCACTGAAGCGCTAAAGAAGAAACAACTCTTCAACGACACTATCAAGACAGAGCTTGAAACCATCATCGATACTGACAACGTAAAAACTATCACAGTAGATGCTGTCACTGTCAGCTAG
- a CDS encoding molybdenum cofactor biosynthesis protein B encodes MLTPHADQTSLSVCCAVITVSDTRDETTDRSGQLMRSQLINSGHTISSYQIVKDEPKQIAALVITLANRLDVQAILLNGGTGIAARDTTFDAITPLLDKELPGFGELFRHLSYLEIGSRAMASRAIAGTRGQTLIFSLPGSTKAVGLALEKLILPELQHLTNLLR; translated from the coding sequence ATGCTAACGCCTCATGCCGATCAAACATCGCTGAGTGTTTGCTGCGCAGTGATTACCGTCAGCGATACTAGAGATGAAACTACCGATAGAAGCGGTCAGCTGATGCGATCGCAGCTCATTAACTCGGGGCACACCATCAGCTCCTATCAGATTGTCAAAGACGAGCCTAAACAAATTGCGGCGTTAGTGATCACTTTGGCGAACCGCCTCGACGTTCAGGCTATTTTGCTGAATGGGGGGACGGGCATCGCTGCTCGCGATACGACTTTTGATGCGATCACCCCTCTGCTTGACAAAGAACTTCCAGGCTTTGGCGAACTCTTTCGCCACCTCAGCTACCTAGAAATCGGGTCGCGGGCAATGGCTTCTCGGGCGATCGCCGGCACTCGCGGCCAAACTCTGATCTTTTCTCTTCCAGGGTCTACCAAGGCGGTCGGCCTCGCACTAGAAAAACTCATCCTTCCAGAACTACAGCACCTGACCAATCTCTTGAGATAG
- the psb28 gene encoding photosystem II reaction center protein Psb28: MAEIQFSRGVKEEVVPDIRLTRAKDLSDGTATFYFDKPKALVEEGGEVTGMYMVDEEGELSTRDVNGKFVNGEPSGIEAVFVMRGQDEWDRFMRFMDRYAADHGLGLTQN, from the coding sequence ATGGCTGAAATTCAATTCTCTCGCGGTGTTAAAGAAGAAGTTGTCCCTGATATTCGGCTTACCCGTGCTAAAGATCTTTCCGATGGCACCGCCACCTTTTACTTTGATAAGCCTAAGGCCCTCGTAGAAGAAGGCGGCGAAGTCACTGGTATGTACATGGTTGACGAAGAAGGTGAGCTAAGCACTCGCGATGTCAACGGTAAGTTCGTCAATGGCGAACCTTCTGGCATTGAGGCCGTTTTCGTCATGCGCGGACAAGATGAATGGGATCGCTTTATGCGCTTTATGGATCGCTACGCCGCTGATCACGGTTTAGGGTTAACTCAAAACTGA
- a CDS encoding SRPBCC family protein, with product MAEWLEHTVHVEVDRPIEAVWGLWSDIAQMPNWMKWISSVEVLEEDPALSRWKLETTGLSFSWLSRIVKVVPEQVIQWESVDGLPNRGAIRFYAHKNGTSTVKMSIAYALPSILARLMMSSSFVDRVVTSTLQADLDRFREYALTHTGQSVSVEG from the coding sequence ATGGCTGAGTGGCTAGAGCATACCGTACATGTAGAGGTAGATCGACCCATTGAGGCAGTGTGGGGGCTATGGTCGGATATTGCTCAGATGCCTAACTGGATGAAATGGATTAGTTCCGTAGAGGTGCTAGAGGAGGATCCGGCGCTCTCAAGATGGAAGCTAGAAACGACTGGGCTTTCTTTTTCGTGGCTATCGCGCATAGTGAAGGTAGTCCCTGAGCAGGTAATTCAGTGGGAGTCAGTAGATGGGTTGCCCAATCGAGGGGCGATTCGGTTCTATGCTCACAAGAATGGCACAAGCACGGTAAAGATGAGTATTGCCTATGCGCTGCCGTCAATCCTGGCCCGGCTGATGATGAGTAGCTCTTTTGTAGACCGAGTGGTGACTTCGACCCTGCAGGCTGATCTCGATCGCTTTAGAGAATATGCTCTCACTCATACGGGTCAATCTGTCTCCGTAGAAGGTTAA
- the coaE gene encoding dephospho-CoA kinase (Dephospho-CoA kinase (CoaE) performs the final step in coenzyme A biosynthesis.) has translation MGEATKAINNRVKRRIIGLTGGIATGKSTVSSYLSSQYGLPVLDADIYARKAVEKGGRILDAIAHRYGQKMLLPDGSLDRKQLGSIIFQNAAEKQWVEAQIHPFVRAQFAKVAKTYSPDQVLVYSIPLLFEANLTHLVTEVWVVYCQPAQQKQRLTQRNQLLETEAVARINSQMDLRQKCERADYVLDNSTTKESLFARIDRIMGDNTHQNETYQNEV, from the coding sequence ATGGGCGAAGCAACAAAAGCAATCAACAATCGAGTGAAAAGACGAATTATTGGCTTGACCGGTGGAATTGCAACTGGAAAGAGCACTGTATCTAGCTATCTATCAAGTCAGTATGGGCTGCCAGTTTTGGATGCGGACATCTATGCGCGAAAGGCAGTAGAGAAAGGCGGTAGGATTTTGGATGCGATCGCACATCGCTATGGCCAAAAGATGTTGTTACCTGATGGTTCGCTCGATCGAAAACAGCTAGGCAGCATCATCTTCCAAAACGCCGCTGAAAAACAGTGGGTAGAAGCGCAGATTCATCCTTTTGTGAGAGCACAGTTTGCAAAAGTAGCTAAAACTTACTCACCAGATCAAGTGCTGGTGTATTCTATCCCCTTGCTGTTTGAAGCTAATTTGACTCATCTTGTCACAGAAGTATGGGTCGTTTATTGTCAGCCTGCCCAGCAGAAGCAGCGGTTAACTCAGCGTAATCAGCTTTTAGAGACAGAAGCTGTCGCTAGAATAAATTCCCAAATGGATCTTAGGCAAAAGTGCGAAAGGGCGGACTATGTGCTTGATAACTCCACAACAAAAGAAAGTTTGTTTGCTCGAATAGATCGAATAATGGGTGACAATACCCATCAAAATGAAACCTATCAAAACGAAGTTTAA
- the cobA gene encoding uroporphyrinogen-III C-methyltransferase: MFESKDGKVYLLGAGPGSIDYLTCRAEALLSRADALVYDALVSSSLLQRLPTDCELWHVGKRGGRPSTSQTQINQLLVELCQQQKQVVRLKAGDPFVFGRAAAEIQALQAANCEFEVVPGLSSALVAPLLASIPLTDPVLSRGFGVFTAHDLDALNWGAIAHLQTIVFLMGGRQLKAICDRLLAQQKRPETPIAIIRWAGQPQQQIWQGTLLSIAQIVGPAKLSPCVIVIGEVVALRQYLSPQLNPSLGQPKPLSGKTILVTRAASQASQFSQMLMKKGAQVIDLPALEIREPKSWKEMDYAIMALRTFDWLVLTSPNAVNYFLDRLLHHGLDLRSLAHLKIAVVGKKTNGFLKQRGLAADFIPPSFVADSLVEHFPEAPIDKKLLFPRVEKGGRDVLVKEMSQRGAVVIEVAAYESACPDSIPPAAKLVLENGTVDAITFASSKTVRHFTQLMERTFGNEWLDRLNRVAIASIGPQTSRGCQQLLGRVTLEAKEYTLAGLIAGLEGWAKQQKQSTIE, from the coding sequence ATGTTTGAATCCAAAGATGGCAAAGTTTATCTACTAGGTGCGGGCCCAGGCAGTATTGACTATCTAACTTGTCGGGCAGAAGCGCTGTTATCGCGTGCGGATGCGCTAGTGTATGACGCGCTAGTGAGTAGTTCACTGCTACAAAGGCTGCCGACAGACTGTGAGCTTTGGCATGTGGGTAAACGAGGTGGGCGCCCTAGCACCTCGCAGACTCAGATCAATCAACTATTAGTGGAGTTGTGTCAACAGCAAAAACAGGTAGTGCGGCTAAAAGCAGGCGATCCGTTTGTGTTTGGGCGAGCAGCGGCGGAAATTCAGGCACTACAGGCCGCAAATTGTGAGTTTGAAGTGGTGCCAGGGCTATCTTCGGCGCTAGTGGCACCGCTACTGGCCAGTATTCCACTCACCGATCCGGTGCTAAGCCGTGGATTTGGCGTGTTTACAGCACATGATTTAGATGCGTTGAACTGGGGTGCGATCGCCCACCTCCAGACTATAGTATTTCTAATGGGGGGTCGACAGCTAAAAGCGATTTGCGATCGCCTGCTTGCGCAGCAAAAACGCCCCGAAACACCGATCGCTATCATTCGCTGGGCAGGTCAGCCGCAGCAGCAGATTTGGCAAGGCACGCTGCTAAGTATTGCCCAAATTGTCGGCCCGGCTAAACTTTCACCTTGTGTCATTGTGATTGGCGAAGTGGTAGCGCTGCGCCAGTATCTCAGTCCGCAGCTAAACCCATCGCTGGGGCAGCCCAAACCGCTATCTGGCAAGACTATTCTGGTGACTAGAGCCGCGAGTCAGGCGAGCCAGTTTAGCCAGATGCTGATGAAGAAAGGCGCGCAGGTAATTGATCTGCCTGCCCTAGAGATTCGTGAGCCAAAGAGCTGGAAGGAAATGGATTATGCAATCATGGCTTTACGCACATTTGACTGGTTGGTGCTGACTTCGCCCAATGCAGTCAACTACTTTCTAGATCGACTGCTACATCACGGCTTAGATTTGCGATCGCTAGCACATCTCAAGATTGCGGTCGTTGGCAAAAAGACCAATGGTTTTTTGAAACAGCGAGGTCTAGCTGCCGATTTTATTCCGCCAAGTTTTGTAGCAGATTCATTGGTTGAACATTTCCCTGAAGCTCCTATTGACAAAAAGCTGTTGTTTCCACGCGTGGAGAAAGGCGGCAGAGATGTATTGGTAAAGGAGATGTCGCAAAGAGGGGCCGTTGTGATCGAGGTGGCGGCGTATGAATCGGCCTGTCCTGATAGTATTCCGCCTGCTGCAAAACTAGTCTTAGAGAATGGTACAGTCGATGCGATTACATTTGCTAGTTCTAAAACAGTGCGCCACTTTACTCAGCTAATGGAAAGAACATTTGGGAATGAATGGTTAGATCGACTAAATAGGGTAGCGATCGCATCTATCGGCCCGCAAACATCTAGAGGCTGTCAGCAACTGCTAGGTAGAGTCACTTTAGAGGCCAAAGAGTATACATTGGCTGGATTAATAGCGGGCTTAGAAGGATGGGCGAAGCAACAAAAGCAATCAACAATCGAGTGA
- a CDS encoding NAD(P)/FAD-dependent oxidoreductase — protein MTAVLQRPVSSSAATGKKSPHHVVIVGGGFGGLYAAKALGKANVKVTLIDKRNFHLFQPLLYQVATGGLSAGDISSPLRSVLSKQKNVQVLMGEVTGIEPTTQIVTLKNGETVSYDSLIVATGSSHHYFGKDEWSDIAPGMKTIEDALEVRRRIFLAFEAAEKESDPVRREALLTFFIVGGGPTGVELAGALAELAYETLREDFRSINPGETKVVLLEGMDRVLPPYPGDLSASAKNSLEKLGVEVRTNTLVTNIEGDIVTLKNGDSIEKVQAFTVLWAAGIKASPMGKAIADQTGAELDRIGRIIVGPDLSVPGCSNIYIAGDLAHYAHNSESPLPGTASTAMQQGSYLADSIQRRLEGQSVSPFEYKNKGSMAVIGRNEAVADLGFAKMSGFPAWFLWIFVHIYYLVEFDNKLLVLLQWGWHYFTSQRGARLITGDDSIPALSALVIEEMTMGEKKNPSEMAEA, from the coding sequence ATGACAGCAGTCTTGCAACGGCCCGTCTCCTCCTCAGCCGCAACTGGAAAGAAATCGCCGCATCACGTTGTTATTGTAGGTGGGGGGTTTGGTGGTCTCTATGCAGCAAAGGCACTAGGCAAAGCCAATGTGAAAGTTACCCTAATCGACAAGCGCAACTTCCACCTATTTCAGCCTCTGCTGTATCAAGTAGCCACAGGTGGCCTATCGGCTGGCGATATCTCCTCTCCTTTGCGCTCAGTCCTTAGCAAGCAGAAAAATGTTCAGGTGCTGATGGGCGAAGTCACTGGCATAGAGCCAACGACTCAGATAGTTACCCTCAAGAACGGTGAAACCGTTAGCTACGATAGCTTGATTGTAGCTACAGGCTCTAGTCACCACTATTTTGGTAAAGATGAGTGGTCTGATATTGCCCCTGGCATGAAAACGATTGAAGATGCGCTAGAAGTTCGTCGTAGGATCTTCTTGGCCTTTGAAGCAGCTGAGAAAGAGAGCGACCCGGTTCGGCGTGAGGCGCTCTTGACATTCTTTATTGTAGGCGGTGGCCCAACTGGGGTTGAGCTAGCGGGTGCCTTGGCTGAGCTGGCCTATGAGACGCTTAGAGAGGACTTTCGCAGCATTAATCCGGGTGAGACCAAGGTCGTTTTACTAGAAGGAATGGATAGAGTACTGCCACCCTATCCAGGCGATCTGTCAGCCTCAGCTAAGAATTCTCTAGAGAAACTAGGGGTAGAAGTTCGCACTAATACGCTGGTTACCAACATCGAAGGTGATATTGTTACCCTGAAAAATGGTGATTCAATCGAGAAGGTACAGGCGTTTACGGTGCTGTGGGCAGCCGGCATCAAGGCATCGCCAATGGGTAAGGCGATCGCCGATCAAACTGGCGCAGAACTTGACCGCATCGGCCGTATCATCGTAGGGCCAGATCTCAGTGTTCCAGGCTGCTCTAACATCTATATTGCAGGCGATCTAGCCCACTACGCACACAACAGCGAAAGTCCACTTCCGGGTACAGCTTCGACCGCTATGCAGCAAGGCAGCTACCTAGCAGACTCTATTCAGCGCCGCTTAGAGGGCCAGTCGGTTAGCCCTTTTGAGTACAAGAACAAAGGGAGCATGGCTGTCATCGGTCGTAACGAAGCAGTGGCCGACCTAGGGTTTGCCAAGATGTCTGGGTTTCCCGCCTGGTTCTTATGGATTTTCGTTCATATCTACTACTTAGTAGAATTTGACAATAAGCTGCTCGTTTTACTCCAGTGGGGATGGCACTATTTCACTAGTCAGCGCGGTGCAAGACTGATTACAGGTGATGATTCTATTCCTGCTCTTTCCGCACTAGTCATAGAAGAAATGACCATGGGTGAGAAAAAGAACCCATCCGAGATGGCAGAAGCATAG
- a CDS encoding aspartate kinase, which yields MGLIVQKYGGTSVGDVERIQAVAKRVHETALAGHSVIAVVSAMGKSTDVLVQLADGITSNPSRREMDMLLSTGEQVTIALLSMALHERGQAAISLTGAQVGIVTEAEHTRARILEIRTERLERHLNEGKVIVVAGFQGTSGGTGSRLGGGDLEITTLGRGGSDTSAVALAAAMQAERCEIYTDVPGILTADPRIVPDAQLMDEITCDEMLELASLGASVLHPRAVEIARNYGIPLVVRSSWTDQPGTRVTGPMPQPRALEGLEIAHPVDAVEFDADQAKVALLRVPDRPGVAARLFGELADQSLNVDLVIQSIHEGNSNDIAFTVRSHVLNQAESVAEHIAPILRSQPNATDEAEVRSSGNIAKISIAGAGMIGRPGVAAGMFSALAAANVNIQMIATSEVKVSCTVAQSDCDRAIATLCEHFDVSSSPARIEQNQVDLANLRSVRGAALDLEQSQLAIRYVPDKPGLAAKIFQILADRGISVDMIIQSQRSRLCRGQMTRDIACTVAQADADLAKDVLQTAAAELNCGEVMVDHAIAKVSIVGIGMIHRPGIAAAMFKALSAANINIQMIATSEIKISCVVAQDKGIQALKVVHAAFDLAANEVVELLV from the coding sequence ATGGGGCTAATCGTTCAAAAGTACGGCGGCACTTCGGTAGGAGATGTCGAGCGCATTCAGGCGGTAGCTAAGCGGGTGCATGAAACGGCGTTAGCAGGACATTCGGTGATTGCTGTGGTGTCGGCTATGGGAAAAAGCACCGACGTACTAGTGCAGCTAGCGGACGGAATTACTAGCAACCCTAGTCGTCGGGAAATGGATATGTTGCTCTCGACTGGTGAGCAAGTAACGATCGCGTTGCTAAGTATGGCGCTGCATGAACGAGGGCAGGCGGCGATCTCTTTGACTGGCGCTCAAGTAGGAATCGTCACTGAGGCAGAACATACGCGAGCGCGCATCCTTGAGATTCGCACCGAGCGATTAGAGCGGCATCTAAACGAAGGCAAAGTCATAGTGGTCGCTGGCTTTCAGGGCACTAGCGGCGGCACTGGCAGTCGGCTAGGCGGCGGTGATCTAGAGATTACAACGCTTGGCCGAGGCGGTTCGGATACATCGGCGGTAGCTCTAGCCGCGGCGATGCAGGCAGAACGCTGCGAGATCTATACCGATGTCCCTGGCATTTTGACAGCGGACCCGCGCATTGTCCCTGATGCGCAGCTAATGGATGAGATTACTTGTGATGAAATGCTTGAGCTAGCAAGCTTAGGCGCAAGTGTTCTGCATCCTCGGGCGGTAGAAATTGCCCGCAATTATGGCATTCCGCTGGTGGTGAGATCTAGCTGGACCGATCAGCCTGGAACTAGAGTGACCGGTCCAATGCCGCAGCCTAGAGCGCTAGAAGGATTAGAGATTGCTCATCCAGTAGATGCGGTAGAGTTTGATGCGGATCAAGCGAAGGTAGCGCTACTGCGGGTGCCGGATCGACCTGGGGTGGCAGCTAGGCTGTTTGGCGAACTGGCAGACCAGTCGTTGAATGTGGATCTGGTGATTCAGTCTATTCATGAGGGCAATTCTAATGACATTGCCTTTACAGTGCGATCGCATGTCCTCAACCAAGCTGAAAGCGTTGCCGAGCACATCGCGCCCATACTTCGCAGCCAGCCAAATGCGACTGATGAAGCCGAAGTTCGCTCGTCAGGTAATATTGCCAAAATCAGCATTGCTGGAGCAGGGATGATCGGTCGGCCTGGCGTCGCAGCCGGGATGTTCTCAGCGCTAGCAGCAGCGAATGTAAACATTCAAATGATTGCGACCTCCGAGGTGAAAGTAAGCTGTACGGTGGCTCAGTCAGACTGTGATCGAGCGATCGCCACCTTGTGCGAGCACTTTGATGTGAGTAGCTCTCCCGCTCGAATTGAGCAAAATCAAGTTGATTTGGCTAATTTACGTTCTGTTAGAGGCGCGGCCTTAGATCTTGAACAGTCACAGCTTGCTATCCGCTACGTACCTGATAAGCCTGGACTAGCCGCTAAAATCTTTCAGATTTTGGCTGATCGCGGTATCAGCGTAGATATGATCATTCAGTCTCAGCGCAGTCGTCTCTGTCGAGGACAGATGACTCGAGATATTGCCTGTACAGTGGCCCAAGCGGATGCAGATTTGGCTAAAGATGTCCTACAGACGGCGGCAGCAGAGCTGAACTGTGGAGAGGTGATGGTTGATCATGCGATCGCCAAAGTGAGTATCGTCGGCATTGGCATGATTCATCGCCCAGGAATTGCAGCGGCGATGTTTAAAGCACTCTCAGCAGCCAACATTAATATTCAAATGATTGCAACTTCGGAGATAAAAATTAGCTGTGTAGTCGCTCAAGACAAAGGGATTCAAGCGCTAAAGGTTGTTCATGCAGCTTTCGATCTAGCTGCTAATGAAGTCGTAGAGCTTTTAGTATGA